GATTAATCGTTGCCATTTTAGTCTTTCTCATCGCCAGCTTTTTCTTAACCATAGAGTTAACTCATTTACCTCTGACTTTATTAGTTGTATTACTGGTTTCTGCTGTGTTTTCCCTAGCAGGTTTTACTAATGCGATGATAGCTCGTAATTTCGATGATATTATGCTGGTGCCAACCTTCGTCTTAACTCCCCTCACTTATTTAGGAGGAGTGTTTTATAGCACCAACATGCTTCCAGAGTTTTGGCAAAAAATTTCACTACTGAACCCCATCTTATACATGGTCAATGCTTTAAGACATGCCATGATTGGGCAGCAAGAAGTTAGCATGCTTTTAGCTATGAGCATTATTTGCGCTATGCTGGTTGTATTAACTACAATCAATATGATCTTATTGAATAAAGGAGTAGGATTACGCGAGTGAGCCTAAAACGAATATTACGCTTTGAACTTAAAGCCCAAAGCAGCTAATCGTTGTTGTATTGATGGATGCGTTGAAAAAGCACTGTTTAATGATTTCACCGGATCTATATCTGACGGATCAAATAAATAAGATGCTTGTCTTACTTGCTCATGAGCAGTATTTCCATATTCTTGGGCATACTGTTCTGCATTGACTTGATGATCATCGCTTATCTTCAATAATGCCCGCGCCATGGGCTCATTATCACGCATTAACTCAACGCTACCTGAATCAGCCATATACTCCCGAGTTCGACTTAAAAATAGGGTTAATAACACGGTAATCATCGGAAGGACATAACGCAGAACAACAATGACCATAACCAATCGATTATCCTCACGTCGATCATCGCGTCGGAAAAGAACAGAATAAAATAATATATCGACAACAATTAATAAAATATTACTCAATACGGCAACCATCAAAGTTAATTTAATATCATGATGGCGAATATGGCTTAATTCATGAGCCATTACTGCTTGTAACTCCTGTCTATCTAATTTGACCATTAACCCCCTGGTAATAGCAACCATAGCGGATTGTTCACTATAACCACTGGCAAAGGCATTCATATAATCCGCTTCTATAATAAATACCTTAGGCATATATTGTAGCCCAGCAGCTACTTTCATCTCTTCTACAACGTTATATAGTTGCTTTTCTTGTAACGATTGGGCTGTCTCTGGTGTAACCTCATGATACTCGGTACCTAGTAACATAATCCGATCATACAGAGCATAGGTAATCCATAAGGAAACTAATGCAAATCCTCCCATCAATAAAGTAGCGTAAGGAACAACCTTAAACGATATTAAGGCATATAAGCACTGTTCAAGGGACAAATGAACTTGCGCGGTACGCGTATAAAAAGTTTGTAAAATAAACGTATCGGCTATCAATCCTACAGCAAGGTAAATTAAAAAAAAGAGCGCAATGACTCCACGCGTCTTACGCTCATTTTTCTTTAATTGCTCACGCCAATCCCCTACTGAAGCATGATAATCTGAAATGCTCATATGCTATACTCAAAACTTAACCGTATAGTCTTCTTTAGCCTGAATTTGCTCCTCAGGAAGCCCCCAATAGATAAAATCTTTATTCAGCGCAGCAGGAAAAATTGAGACCACTATGGCTTCTAAAAAAGATTTTTTCTTCGCATTGTAACGCTCAATACCATCATTATAAGCTTGCTTGGAGTATGCCAGCTTATTTTCTGTATTGACTATTTCCTCTTGTAATTGCAATACGTTTTGATTCGCTTTTAAATCAGGATATTGCTCAAAGACGATGTTTATACCCGAAGCAATTTGAGAAATTTTATTCTCCGCATCGATTCGTCCCTGTTCATCTCCGGCTGCTTTAGCTGCCTGAGCTTGATTACGTAAAGCCACGACGTCTTTTAAAGTAGTTTTTTCATAGTCCATATACTTATTAACTGCGGCAATCAAGGACTCAAATACTTTAAAACGGCGATCCAACTGGATATCGATTTGCTTTTTGTTGTTATTAATTGCCTCGATTAAGGCAATTAACGTGTTATAAACACTAATAGCCCAAATGAATATTAATGCCGCTATTATCAAAATAACGATAAAGAAAGTTCCCATTTTTTATCCTATAGATGATTCCTTAACTTAAGTTATAGCTTGAAAATGGCAAAATTAACAGAAAGCTATTATGAAATCAGGAACTTTATACAAAACAAAAAACTGGAGCAATCCAATCGTTAGATTGCTCAGGCATTCAAAATCTTTTTCTTATCACTCTTCGCAGATAAAATAGGTTGTAAAAACTGCCCTGTATAAGAATGCTGGCATCGGGCCACATCTTCTGGGGTACCTGTTGCAATGATATGACCTCCTTTGCTTCCTCCTTCGGGGCCTAAATCAATGATCCAATCGGCGGTTTTGATCACATCTAAATTATGCTCAATAATAACTATAGTATTACCTTGCTCACGCAGGCGAAACAATACTGCCAGTAATTGCTTGGTATCATGAAAATGTAATCCAGTCGTCGGCTCATCTAAAATATACAATGTACGTCCTGTATCACGTTTTGATAATTCTTTGGCAAGTTTAATACGTTGCGCCTCACCACCAGAAAGCGTTGTGGCACTTTGCCCTAATTTGATATAGGACAAGCCAACATCCATCAAAGTTTGACATTTTTTAGCAACCGAAGGAATGGCAGAAAAAAAGGTGCATGCATCCTCTACAGTCATATCTAAAATTTCATGGATATTTTTACCTTTATAGAGGATTTCTAAAGTCTCCCTATTATAACGTTTGCCATGACATACATCACAAGATACATAAATATCAGGTAAAAAATGCATCTCTACTTTAATAAGGCCATCACCTTGGCATGCTTCACAACGCCCCCCTTTAACATTAAAACTAAAACGCCCTGGCTGGTATCCTCTAGCCCGAGACTCAGGAGTCCCTGAAAATAATTCTCTTATAAAAGTAAATAATCCGGTATAGGTCGCCGGATTGGAGCGAGGTGTGCGCCCTATTGGGCTTTGGTCTATATCTATGACCTTATCACAGCCATCCAAACCAGATATTTCTTTGACCGATCCTGGCATCATTAAACTAGCACGATTGAGAATATTAGCAGCAAAAGGATACAAGGTATCATTAATTAAACTTGATTTGCCTGAGCCAGAAACACCTGTAATACAGGTTATTAACCCTAAGGGAATACTGACATCAACATTTTGTAAATTATTACATGTCACACCTTTTAAATGAATCATGCGTTTTGCATCAACTGGTATTCGTGTATCCGGGATAGCAATGGATTGCTTACCTGATAAATATTGCCCGGTTAGAGATGCCGGATTCTGCATCACCTCCATCGGTGAACCACTAGCAACTATTGCTCCTCCATGTACTCCAGCACCAGGGCCAATATCGAGCACAAAATCAGCGCTACGAATGGCATCTTCATCATGCTCGACAACAATCACCGTATTACCTTGATTGCGCAAATGCATCAAGGTATGTAACAGCCTATCATTATCGCGTTGATGTAAGCCAATCGAAGGCTCATCCAAGATATACATTACGCCAACAAGTCCAGACCCTATCTGACTAGCGAGACGAATACGTTGTGCTTCGCCTCCTGATAACGTTTCTGCACTACGTGCTAAAGACAGGTAATCCAACCCCACATTCACTA
This Legionella fallonii LLAP-10 DNA region includes the following protein-coding sequences:
- the htpX gene encoding zinc metalloprotease HtpX — translated: MSISDYHASVGDWREQLKKNERKTRGVIALFFLIYLAVGLIADTFILQTFYTRTAQVHLSLEQCLYALISFKVVPYATLLMGGFALVSLWITYALYDRIMLLGTEYHEVTPETAQSLQEKQLYNVVEEMKVAAGLQYMPKVFIIEADYMNAFASGYSEQSAMVAITRGLMVKLDRQELQAVMAHELSHIRHHDIKLTLMVAVLSNILLIVVDILFYSVLFRRDDRREDNRLVMVIVVLRYVLPMITVLLTLFLSRTREYMADSGSVELMRDNEPMARALLKISDDHQVNAEQYAQEYGNTAHEQVRQASYLFDPSDIDPVKSLNSAFSTHPSIQQRLAALGFKFKA
- the uvrA gene encoding excinuclease ABC subunit UvrA, which gives rise to MLTISIRGARTHNLKNLDLDLPRDKLIVITGLSGSGKSSLAFDTLYAEGQRRYVESLSAYARQFLSMMEKPDVDSIEGLSPAISIEQKATSHNPRSTVGTITEIYDYLRLLYARVGEPRCPTHHINLKAQTISQMVDQVLTLPADSKVMILAPVVRDRKGEHVQLLQQLQAQGYVRARIDGELCELDSPPKLGLRTKHTVEIVVDRFKVRADIAQRLSESFENALNLADGIAVVSSMDGEFDDLLFSSKFACSQCGYSLSELEPRLFSFNNPMGACPSCDGLGVDQFFDPERVVHDATSSLAEGAIRGWDKKTNYYFSMLESLAKHYKFDTNTAFCDLSKEIQQVILYGSGREVIEFNYHRPNGGYMVKHHPFEGVIPNMQRRYRESDSSMIREDLAKYLSSRPCQSCQGARLREEARNVFIDDKNLPEICSYSIEKAHEFFKDLHLPGYRGKIATKINKEIVARLGFLVNVGLDYLSLARSAETLSGGEAQRIRLASQIGSGLVGVMYILDEPSIGLHQRDNDRLLHTLMHLRNQGNTVIVVEHDEDAIRSADFVLDIGPGAGVHGGAIVASGSPMEVMQNPASLTGQYLSGKQSIAIPDTRIPVDAKRMIHLKGVTCNNLQNVDVSIPLGLITCITGVSGSGKSSLINDTLYPFAANILNRASLMMPGSVKEISGLDGCDKVIDIDQSPIGRTPRSNPATYTGLFTFIRELFSGTPESRARGYQPGRFSFNVKGGRCEACQGDGLIKVEMHFLPDIYVSCDVCHGKRYNRETLEILYKGKNIHEILDMTVEDACTFFSAIPSVAKKCQTLMDVGLSYIKLGQSATTLSGGEAQRIKLAKELSKRDTGRTLYILDEPTTGLHFHDTKQLLAVLFRLREQGNTIVIIEHNLDVIKTADWIIDLGPEGGSKGGHIIATGTPEDVARCQHSYTGQFLQPILSAKSDKKKILNA
- a CDS encoding ABC transporter permease codes for the protein MATKQQITALYTLVRRELVRMFRIASQVFLPPVITTTLYFLIFGSLIGPRIGMIQGVSYPMFIAPGLIMMSVIVNSYGNVSTSMFSVRFQKSIEEMLISPMHPGILLLGYVLGGVLRGLIVAILVFLIASFFLTIELTHLPLTLLVVLLVSAVFSLAGFTNAMIARNFDDIMLVPTFVLTPLTYLGGVFYSTNMLPEFWQKISLLNPILYMVNALRHAMIGQQEVSMLLAMSIICAMLVVLTTINMILLNKGVGLRE
- a CDS encoding LemA family protein, producing the protein MGTFFIVILIIAALIFIWAISVYNTLIALIEAINNNKKQIDIQLDRRFKVFESLIAAVNKYMDYEKTTLKDVVALRNQAQAAKAAGDEQGRIDAENKISQIASGINIVFEQYPDLKANQNVLQLQEEIVNTENKLAYSKQAYNDGIERYNAKKKSFLEAIVVSIFPAALNKDFIYWGLPEEQIQAKEDYTVKF